A window from gamma proteobacterium SS-5 encodes these proteins:
- a CDS encoding TMEM165/GDT1 family protein, which produces MPLPESISVGLSAFALISLAELGDKSQLVCMTLASRHRPWPVLLGAASAFLLLNLLAVAFGASLSAWVPRPIMAGLVALLFALFGLQALFNGGEEDTEAPQERSGRGIFVTTFLLIGLSEFGDKTQIAVAGLAGGFPPLPVWIGASLALVGVSALGIWAGRILFKRLPLRLLHRLSGLLFLLFAALAAWKAYSLL; this is translated from the coding sequence ATGCCCCTACCTGAAAGCATCAGCGTCGGCCTTTCCGCCTTCGCCCTGATCTCCCTGGCCGAGCTGGGGGACAAGAGCCAGCTGGTGTGCATGACCCTGGCCAGTCGTCACCGCCCCTGGCCGGTGCTGCTCGGCGCGGCCAGCGCCTTCCTGCTGCTCAACCTGCTGGCGGTGGCATTCGGTGCCAGCCTGTCCGCCTGGGTACCGAGGCCGATCATGGCCGGCCTGGTGGCCCTGCTGTTCGCCCTGTTCGGCCTGCAGGCCCTGTTCAATGGCGGGGAAGAAGACACCGAGGCACCGCAAGAGCGCTCCGGACGGGGTATTTTCGTCACCACCTTCCTGCTCATCGGTCTATCCGAGTTTGGTGACAAGACCCAGATCGCCGTGGCTGGCCTGGCCGGCGGCTTCCCGCCCCTGCCGGTATGGATAGGTGCCAGCCTGGCCCTGGTAGGCGTCTCCGCCCTGGGCATCTGGGCTGGCCGCATACTGTTCAAACGCCTGCCCCTGCGCCTGCTGCACCGTCTCAGCGGCCTGCTGTTCCTGCTCTTCGCCGCCCTGGCTGCCTGGAAGGCCTACAGCCTCCTCTGA
- the metG gene encoding methionine--tRNA ligase, which translates to MSQPRKILVTSALPYANGPIHIGHLVEYIQTDIWSRFQKMRGHECWYVCADDAHGTPIMLRARQEGIEPEQLIARVAEEHKADFAAFRIGFDNYHSTHSEENRFFATCIYERNREAGHIVKREISQAYDPVEQMFLPDRFIKGQCPKCGAADQYGDNCEACGASYSPAELKNPVSAVSGATPIERQSEHHFFKLADFQAMLKDWTHGGHLQKEMANKLDEWFDAGLQEWDISRDAPYFGFEIPDHPGKYFYVWLDAPIGYMASFKQLCDRAGLDFDAFWNADSSAELYNFIGKDIVYFHCLFWPAMLHGAGFRKPTAVFAHGFLTVDGAKMSKSRGTFIKARTYLDHLNPEYLRYYFAAKLGSGVDDIDLNLEDFAQRVNSDLVGKLVNIASRCAGFINKRFANRLSAELAEPELFTQFVAAADSIASHYEGREFSRALREIMALADRANQYIDERQPWVLAKQEGREAELHAVCSMGLELFRLLMGYLRPVLPGTAEAAEAFLQIEPLRWADLAQPLGGHKISPFKPLMTRVEMPQITAMLEASKEDLKAAQAQLQGASDDNQLAADPIAETIDYADFAKVDLRVARIAKAEAVEGADKLLRLTLDLGGETRNVFAGIKSAYAPEDLEGRLTVMVANLAPRKMRFGLSEGMVLAAGPGGKELFILSPDSGAEPGMKVK; encoded by the coding sequence ATGAGTCAACCCCGGAAAATCCTCGTCACCAGCGCCCTGCCCTACGCCAACGGCCCGATCCACATCGGCCATCTGGTGGAATACATCCAGACCGATATCTGGAGCCGTTTTCAAAAGATGCGCGGCCATGAGTGTTGGTATGTCTGCGCCGATGACGCCCACGGCACCCCCATCATGCTGCGCGCCCGGCAGGAAGGGATCGAACCGGAACAGCTGATCGCCCGGGTGGCGGAGGAGCACAAGGCCGACTTTGCCGCCTTTCGCATCGGCTTTGACAACTACCACTCCACCCACTCCGAGGAAAACCGCTTTTTCGCCACCTGCATCTATGAGCGCAACCGGGAGGCCGGCCACATCGTCAAGCGCGAGATCAGCCAGGCCTATGACCCGGTGGAGCAGATGTTCCTGCCCGATCGCTTCATCAAGGGCCAATGCCCCAAGTGCGGCGCGGCGGACCAATACGGCGACAACTGCGAGGCCTGTGGCGCCAGCTATTCCCCGGCGGAGCTGAAGAACCCGGTATCCGCCGTATCCGGTGCCACCCCGATAGAGCGGCAATCCGAGCACCACTTCTTCAAGCTGGCCGACTTTCAGGCCATGCTCAAGGACTGGACCCACGGCGGCCACCTGCAAAAGGAGATGGCCAACAAGCTGGATGAATGGTTCGACGCCGGCCTGCAAGAGTGGGATATCTCCCGCGACGCGCCCTATTTTGGCTTCGAGATCCCCGATCACCCCGGCAAGTATTTCTACGTCTGGCTGGATGCCCCCATCGGCTACATGGCCAGCTTCAAGCAGCTGTGCGACCGCGCTGGCCTGGACTTCGATGCCTTCTGGAATGCCGATTCCAGCGCCGAGCTGTATAACTTCATCGGCAAGGACATAGTCTATTTCCACTGCCTGTTCTGGCCCGCCATGCTGCACGGCGCGGGCTTTCGCAAGCCCACGGCGGTATTCGCCCACGGCTTTCTCACCGTGGATGGGGCGAAGATGTCCAAGTCCCGTGGCACCTTCATCAAGGCGCGCACCTATCTGGATCATCTCAACCCCGAATACCTGCGCTACTACTTCGCCGCCAAGCTCGGCAGCGGGGTGGATGATATCGACCTCAACCTGGAGGACTTCGCCCAGCGGGTCAACTCGGACCTGGTGGGCAAGCTGGTCAATATCGCCAGCCGCTGCGCCGGTTTCATCAACAAGCGTTTTGCCAACCGCCTCAGCGCCGAGCTGGCGGAGCCGGAGCTGTTCACCCAGTTTGTCGCCGCCGCCGACTCCATCGCCAGCCATTATGAGGGGCGCGAGTTCAGCCGCGCCCTGCGCGAGATCATGGCCTTGGCGGATCGGGCCAATCAGTACATCGACGAGCGCCAGCCCTGGGTGCTGGCCAAGCAGGAGGGCCGGGAGGCCGAGCTGCACGCGGTGTGCAGCATGGGCCTGGAGCTGTTTCGTCTGCTCATGGGCTATCTGCGCCCGGTTCTGCCGGGCACCGCCGAGGCCGCCGAGGCCTTTCTGCAGATCGAGCCCCTGCGCTGGGCCGACCTGGCCCAACCCCTGGGCGGGCATAAAATCAGCCCGTTCAAACCCTTGATGACGCGGGTGGAGATGCCCCAGATCACGGCCATGCTGGAGGCCTCGAAAGAAGACCTCAAGGCCGCCCAGGCGCAGCTACAGGGGGCCAGCGATGACAACCAGCTGGCGGCGGACCCCATCGCCGAGACGATCGATTATGCCGACTTCGCCAAGGTCGATCTGCGCGTGGCGCGTATCGCCAAGGCCGAGGCGGTGGAAGGGGCGGACAAGCTGCTGCGCCTGACCCTGGACCTGGGGGGCGAGACGCGCAACGTCTTTGCCGGGATCAAATCGGCCTATGCGCCGGAAGACCTGGAAGGGCGCCTGACGGTGATGGTGGCCAACCTGGCACCGCGCAAGATGCGCTTTGGCCTGTCCGAGGGCATGGTGCTGGCGGCCGGCCCCGGCGGCAAGGAGCTGTTCATCCTCAGCCCGGACAGCGGTGCCGAGCCGGGGATGAAGGTCAAGTAG
- a CDS encoding heme-binding protein has protein sequence MRISLLPVLLCLPLITPAVAEESPSVNIKRLTLNTAGKAAHAAIEACRAKGVQVGVTLVDRNGLVQVSLRDTLAASITIPISQGKARAAANFGVPTSALKERANGPIGRTPGLVMSTGGLPIEAAGTLYGAIGVSGAPSGLTDEECAQAGVDAIQDDLEMAM, from the coding sequence ATGCGCATATCCCTGCTACCCGTTCTGCTGTGCCTGCCCCTTATCACCCCGGCCGTTGCCGAGGAATCCCCCAGCGTCAACATCAAGCGCCTCACCCTGAATACGGCGGGCAAAGCGGCCCATGCCGCCATCGAGGCCTGCCGCGCCAAGGGGGTGCAGGTGGGCGTGACCCTGGTGGACCGCAACGGCCTGGTCCAGGTCAGCCTGCGCGACACCCTGGCAGCGAGCATTACCATCCCTATCAGCCAGGGCAAGGCCCGGGCGGCAGCCAATTTCGGCGTACCCACCTCAGCCCTGAAGGAGCGGGCCAACGGCCCCATTGGCCGCACCCCAGGCCTGGTGATGTCCACCGGCGGCCTGCCCATTGAGGCGGCCGGCACCCTGTACGGGGCCATCGGCGTCAGTGGAGCGCCCTCCGGCCTCACCGATGAGGAATGCGCCCAGGCCGGGGTGGATGCCATCCAGGACGATCTGGAAATGGCCATGTAG
- a CDS encoding transporter substrate-binding domain-containing protein, producing MHLNLKSLPFLPLCILNPGRALLLLGLLLLGGPLWALEQVSLRLQWKHQFEFAGFYAAIEQGFYREAGLEVSLHEYDNQTQPIKEVVEGSMSFGLWNDEVLRAYMQGQPVVLLANYFKESPRIIITRLEIQTPADLRGKRLMSSELAMNSPGFQKMLERFDIKPGEIERVAPSFDIEDFIQGRVDAYQGFATNEPFQLRKRGLAFNVINPGAYSTQEYDLNLFTSRALAESRPELVQAFVAASNRGWRYALAHPQEIIELILRRYNSQNKEADALWFEYETIKQVMQPDLHPPGSTDLNHIRLLGDILVQQGLAQRPASYDAFLLGSLLWDSGLKLTAQERAFLSKHRVIRAHNELDWAPINFRRNGEPQGYFIELLQLLADKLKLRLEFVSGPSWEEFLQMLEDKQIDLMGNIVDTPSRRRFAHFTQPMASTAYSIASRQDAPFFGLSELNGKRVSVVRGFWQMELLQAQFPGIELLPVADTAAALKAVAYGQADATLGAAAVLEYHIGELMLANLRVSGEVELKDRERLKWHVAVRDDWPELASALDKAYAHLDYQELQELRNRWLLGDGSQAKQFSLSDEQRRYLDAKRSIRMCVDPDWLPFERIHQGEHQGMVADILQLAQERSGIALSLVPTRSWTQSIEFAKARKCDIFSLAMETPERRQYMDFTRPYLDFPFVIATHTTEFYIEDLESVIDRPLAMVSGYAFTELLRVRYPGIQIIEADSVLEGLQLVQQGRAYGFIGALPSVAYTLQSEGIVDLRINGKFDERWRLSIATRNDEPLLRPLMQRMLDSVSEKEKRDLYNSWYKVNYVQDLDYGLLARLAALALLLIGIMLYWNRRLATERSRAEQALQELGKAQQELQQKNRQLQILAATDPLTQLANRLRLDAVLAEEYARRQRYPGTFSLIMLDIDHFKQVNDEHGHQLGDQVLIGVAALLREHSRSTDTAGRWGGEEFLIICPATPLEGAAQLAEHLRQQIAEQEFPQVGRCTASFGVSEYRQEDSLDRLLQRADQALYQAKAEGRNRVSCTEDRGQGAEG from the coding sequence TTGCATTTGAATCTGAAATCACTACCTTTTCTGCCGCTTTGCATCCTCAACCCCGGCCGCGCACTGCTGCTTTTGGGGTTATTGCTGCTGGGCGGCCCGCTATGGGCCCTGGAACAGGTCTCGCTGCGCTTGCAGTGGAAGCACCAGTTCGAGTTTGCTGGCTTCTATGCCGCCATCGAGCAGGGCTTTTACCGCGAGGCGGGGCTCGAGGTCAGTCTGCACGAGTACGATAACCAGACCCAGCCCATCAAGGAGGTGGTGGAGGGCAGCATGAGCTTCGGCCTGTGGAACGATGAGGTGCTGCGCGCCTATATGCAGGGCCAACCGGTGGTGCTATTGGCCAATTACTTCAAGGAATCACCGCGCATCATCATCACCCGGCTGGAGATACAGACCCCGGCGGACCTGCGCGGCAAGCGGCTGATGAGTTCCGAGCTTGCCATGAACAGCCCCGGCTTTCAGAAGATGCTGGAACGCTTTGACATCAAGCCCGGCGAGATCGAGCGGGTAGCGCCCAGCTTCGATATCGAGGATTTCATTCAGGGCCGGGTGGATGCCTATCAGGGCTTTGCCACCAACGAGCCCTTCCAGCTGCGCAAGCGCGGCCTGGCCTTCAATGTCATCAATCCCGGTGCCTACAGCACGCAAGAGTACGATCTCAACCTGTTCACCTCCAGGGCCCTGGCCGAGTCCCGGCCAGAGCTGGTGCAGGCCTTTGTGGCGGCCAGCAACCGGGGCTGGCGCTACGCCCTGGCCCATCCGCAAGAGATCATCGAGCTGATCCTGAGACGCTACAACAGCCAGAACAAAGAGGCCGATGCCCTCTGGTTCGAGTACGAGACCATCAAGCAGGTGATGCAGCCGGACCTGCACCCGCCCGGCAGTACCGATCTCAACCACATCCGCCTGCTGGGCGATATCCTGGTGCAGCAGGGCCTGGCGCAAAGGCCCGCCAGTTACGATGCCTTCCTGCTTGGCAGCCTGCTGTGGGACAGCGGTCTGAAACTGACCGCGCAAGAGCGGGCCTTTCTGAGCAAGCACAGGGTGATCCGGGCGCACAATGAGCTGGATTGGGCACCGATCAACTTCCGCCGTAACGGCGAGCCCCAGGGCTATTTCATCGAGCTGCTGCAACTGCTGGCGGACAAGCTCAAGCTGCGCCTGGAGTTTGTCAGCGGTCCCAGCTGGGAGGAGTTCCTGCAGATGCTGGAGGACAAGCAGATCGACCTCATGGGCAATATCGTCGATACCCCAAGCCGCCGCCGCTTTGCCCATTTCACTCAGCCCATGGCCAGCACCGCCTACAGCATTGCCAGCCGCCAGGACGCCCCTTTCTTCGGCCTCTCCGAGCTGAACGGCAAGCGGGTCTCCGTGGTGCGCGGATTCTGGCAGATGGAACTGCTGCAAGCCCAGTTTCCGGGCATCGAGCTGCTGCCGGTGGCGGACACCGCCGCAGCCCTCAAGGCGGTGGCCTACGGCCAGGCGGATGCCACCCTGGGGGCCGCAGCGGTGCTGGAATACCACATCGGCGAGCTGATGCTGGCCAACCTCAGGGTCAGCGGCGAGGTGGAACTGAAGGACAGAGAGCGCCTGAAATGGCATGTCGCCGTGCGCGACGACTGGCCGGAGCTGGCCTCCGCCCTGGACAAGGCCTACGCCCACCTCGACTACCAGGAGCTGCAGGAACTGCGCAACCGCTGGCTGCTGGGTGACGGCAGCCAGGCCAAGCAATTCAGCCTGAGCGATGAGCAACGCCGCTATTTGGATGCCAAGCGCAGTATCCGCATGTGCGTGGACCCCGACTGGCTGCCCTTTGAACGCATCCACCAGGGCGAGCACCAGGGCATGGTGGCGGACATTCTGCAACTGGCCCAGGAGCGCAGCGGCATAGCCCTGAGTCTGGTGCCCACCCGGTCCTGGACCCAGAGCATCGAGTTTGCCAAGGCGCGCAAATGCGACATCTTCTCCCTGGCCATGGAGACCCCGGAGCGCCGCCAGTACATGGATTTCACCCGGCCCTACCTGGACTTTCCCTTTGTCATCGCCACCCATACCACGGAGTTCTACATCGAGGACCTGGAATCCGTAATCGACAGGCCCCTGGCCATGGTCTCCGGCTATGCCTTTACCGAACTGCTCAGGGTGCGCTACCCAGGGATTCAGATCATCGAGGCAGACAGCGTGCTGGAGGGGCTACAGCTGGTGCAGCAGGGGCGGGCGTACGGCTTCATCGGGGCCTTGCCCTCGGTGGCCTATACGCTGCAAAGCGAGGGGATTGTCGATCTGCGTATCAACGGCAAGTTTGACGAACGTTGGCGCCTGAGCATAGCCACGCGCAACGACGAGCCCCTGCTGCGCCCGCTGATGCAAAGGATGCTCGACAGCGTCAGTGAGAAGGAAAAGCGCGACCTCTACAACAGCTGGTACAAGGTCAATTATGTGCAGGACCTAGACTACGGCCTGCTCGCCCGCCTGGCCGCCCTGGCCCTGTTGCTGATCGGCATCATGCTGTACTGGAACCGGCGTCTGGCGACAGAGCGCAGCCGCGCCGAGCAGGCCCTGCAGGAGCTGGGCAAGGCGCAGCAGGAATTACAGCAGAAAAACCGGCAACTGCAGATACTCGCCGCCACCGACCCGCTCACGCAACTGGCCAACCGGCTGCGCCTGGACGCCGTTCTGGCCGAGGAATATGCCCGTCGGCAACGCTATCCGGGCACCTTCAGCCTGATCATGCTCGATATAGACCACTTCAAACAGGTCAATGATGAACACGGCCATCAGTTGGGGGATCAGGTGTTGATCGGGGTCGCCGCCCTGCTGCGCGAACACAGCCGCAGCACGGACACCGCCGGGCGCTGGGGCGGCGAGGAGTTCCTGATCATCTGCCCGGCCACACCCCTGGAGGGTGCCGCGCAACTGGCCGAGCACCTGCGTCAGCAGATTGCCGAGCAGGAATTCCCCCAGGTCGGCAGATGTACCGCCAGCTTCGGTGTCAGCGAATATCGGCAGGAAGACAGCCTCGACCGGCTACTGCAAAGGGCCGATCAGGCCCTCTACCAGGCCAAGGCAGAGGGGCGTAACCGGGTCAGCTGTACAGAGGACAGAGGACAGGGGGCTGAGGGCTGA
- the apbC gene encoding iron-sulfur cluster carrier protein ApbC produces the protein MSEVSKEQIEAAIQGYVEPHLNKDLVSAKFVKGIEISGDKVSLAIELGFPAKGIHEEISNQVKAAVEAVAGVSACTVNIGTKIVAHSVQKALKPIDNVKNIIAVASGKGGVGKSTTAVNLALALVAEGATVGLLDADIYGPSQPRMLGISGKPESKDGSSLEPMQAHGLQAMSIGFLIDEETPMIWRGPMVTQALEQLLNDTNWSDLDYLVIDLPPGTGDTQLTLAQKVPVAGAVIVTTPQDIALLDARKGLKMFEKVEVPVLGIVENMSMHICSNCGHEEPIFGTGGGQSMSSQYGVDLLGQLPLDIRIREETDGGKPTVVAEPEARISQIYREIARKTAAKLSLQAKSYAAKFPSIVIENN, from the coding sequence ATGTCTGAAGTGAGCAAAGAACAGATCGAAGCGGCCATCCAGGGCTACGTGGAGCCGCACCTGAACAAGGACCTGGTCTCGGCCAAGTTCGTCAAGGGCATAGAGATTTCCGGCGACAAGGTCAGCCTGGCCATCGAGCTGGGCTTTCCCGCCAAGGGCATCCACGAGGAGATCAGCAATCAGGTCAAGGCGGCGGTTGAGGCCGTCGCTGGCGTGTCTGCCTGCACGGTGAATATCGGCACCAAGATCGTTGCCCACTCGGTGCAGAAGGCCCTCAAGCCCATCGATAACGTCAAGAACATCATTGCCGTGGCCTCCGGCAAGGGTGGCGTCGGCAAGTCCACCACTGCGGTCAACCTGGCCCTGGCCCTGGTGGCCGAGGGTGCCACTGTGGGCCTGCTGGATGCGGATATCTACGGCCCTTCGCAGCCGCGCATGCTGGGCATCAGCGGCAAGCCCGAGTCCAAGGACGGCAGTAGCCTGGAGCCGATGCAGGCCCACGGTCTGCAGGCCATGTCCATCGGCTTTCTGATCGACGAGGAGACGCCGATGATCTGGCGCGGCCCCATGGTCACCCAGGCCCTGGAGCAGCTGCTCAACGATACCAACTGGAGTGATCTGGATTACCTGGTGATCGACCTGCCGCCAGGCACCGGTGACACCCAGCTGACCCTGGCGCAGAAGGTGCCGGTGGCCGGTGCCGTGATCGTCACCACGCCCCAGGACATCGCCCTGCTGGATGCGCGCAAGGGACTGAAGATGTTCGAAAAAGTGGAGGTGCCTGTGCTCGGCATCGTGGAGAACATGAGCATGCACATCTGTTCCAACTGCGGTCACGAAGAGCCCATCTTTGGCACCGGTGGTGGTCAGAGCATGTCCAGCCAATACGGCGTTGACCTGCTCGGCCAGCTGCCCCTGGATATCCGCATCCGCGAGGAGACCGATGGCGGCAAGCCCACGGTAGTGGCGGAGCCTGAGGCGCGTATCTCCCAGATCTACCGCGAAATCGCCCGCAAGACCGCCGCCAAGCTGTCGCTGCAGGCCAAGAGTTACGCCGCAAAGTTCCCCAGCATCGTCATCGAGAATAACTGA
- a CDS encoding NAD(P)H-dependent oxidoreductase — translation MQTLNPTGQPLSVLILFAHPYPHRSRVNRALLEGVHDLPGVTINDLYERYPNFHIDIQREQELLSRADLLVMQYPIYWYNNPALLQQWKEKVLTLGFAYGSGGHVLRGKRLLCAISTGQAAQSYRPEGANRYAIEQTLRPMEQMARHCGMDYLKPFVLHGAPRLSEGEIQAGAGAYRLHLQRLLEEMAHG, via the coding sequence ATGCAAACCCTGAACCCTACCGGGCAACCGCTCTCGGTGCTGATCCTTTTCGCCCATCCCTATCCGCATCGCTCGCGGGTCAACCGCGCCTTGCTCGAAGGGGTGCATGACCTGCCGGGGGTCACCATCAATGACCTCTACGAACGCTACCCCAACTTTCACATCGACATCCAGCGGGAGCAGGAACTGCTGTCTCGGGCCGACCTGCTGGTAATGCAATACCCCATCTATTGGTACAACAACCCGGCCCTGCTGCAACAATGGAAGGAGAAGGTGCTGACCCTGGGCTTTGCCTACGGCAGCGGTGGCCATGTCCTGCGCGGCAAGCGCCTGTTATGCGCCATCAGTACCGGCCAGGCGGCCCAGTCCTACCGGCCCGAAGGGGCCAACCGCTATGCCATCGAACAGACCCTGCGGCCGATGGAGCAGATGGCCCGTCACTGCGGCATGGACTACCTCAAACCCTTTGTGTTGCACGGCGCGCCACGCCTGAGCGAGGGAGAGATCCAGGCCGGGGCCGGGGCCTACCGGCTGCATCTGCAACGCCTGCTTGAGGAAATGGCCCATGGCTGA
- the kefC gene encoding glutathione-regulated potassium-efflux system protein KefC, with the protein MAETSLLGNTVIYLTAAVIAVPLAKRLGLGSVLGYLIAGAIIGPWVLGLIHNVEDILHFAEFGVVLLLFLIGLELNPRRLWSMRRPILGLGGLQVVASSALLMIPGLLLGLELRVALVIAMGLSLSSTAIALQTLQERNLLPTRAGRSAFSVLLFQDIAVIPMLALIPLLGSGVQAESGGLMGLLKVAGAIAGVVVLGHYLTRPIFRFIAKTGLQEIFTAFTLLLVTGIALLMAQVQLSMALGSFLAGVLLAESEYRHVLEAEIKPFKGLLLGLFFISVGMSINFGLLLAQPLLILGLVLLLIGIKLLVLWIIAGRTDPPLEKDQRALFAFLLCQGGEFAFVLFGVARTEGLLSTALVDPLILGVSLSMAITPLLLLLLERFIQPQHIHLGEPRPADQVEEFNPVIIAGFGRFGRIVGRLLYSSHIPTTVLDHDPDHIEAVRKFGYKVYYGDATRLDILRAAGAEQARLLIIALDDPEASVHLVQLAREHFPQLKILARARDLSHAYQLEKQGADLFQREMLESALRLGEQGLRYLGLGAYHAHEAVNRFRDYDRSLYDLLREEGALELGISIQHQGRDELEQVLNADRAEFPHQRDPGWE; encoded by the coding sequence ATGGCTGAGACATCCCTGCTCGGCAATACCGTAATCTACCTGACGGCGGCGGTCATCGCCGTGCCCCTGGCCAAGCGGCTGGGCCTGGGCTCGGTACTGGGCTATCTGATCGCCGGGGCCATCATCGGCCCCTGGGTGCTGGGCCTGATCCATAACGTCGAGGACATCCTGCATTTTGCCGAGTTCGGCGTGGTACTGCTGCTGTTTCTCATCGGCCTGGAACTGAACCCGCGCCGCCTCTGGTCCATGCGCCGCCCCATCCTCGGCCTGGGCGGCCTGCAGGTGGTGGCCAGCAGCGCCCTATTGATGATCCCCGGCCTGCTGCTGGGGCTGGAGTTGCGCGTTGCCCTGGTGATTGCCATGGGCCTGTCCCTGTCCTCCACCGCCATCGCCCTGCAGACCCTGCAAGAGCGCAACCTGCTGCCCACCCGGGCGGGCCGCTCGGCCTTTTCCGTGCTCTTGTTTCAGGACATCGCGGTGATCCCCATGCTGGCCCTGATCCCCCTGCTGGGCAGCGGCGTCCAGGCCGAGAGCGGCGGCCTGATGGGCCTGCTCAAAGTAGCTGGGGCCATTGCCGGAGTGGTGGTGCTGGGGCATTACCTGACCCGGCCCATCTTCCGCTTCATTGCCAAAACCGGCCTGCAGGAGATCTTCACCGCCTTTACCCTGCTGCTGGTCACCGGCATCGCCCTGCTCATGGCCCAGGTGCAGCTGTCCATGGCCCTGGGCAGCTTTTTGGCCGGGGTGCTGCTGGCCGAGTCGGAATACCGGCATGTGCTGGAGGCCGAGATCAAGCCCTTCAAGGGCCTGCTGCTGGGGCTGTTTTTCATCTCTGTGGGCATGTCCATCAATTTTGGCCTGCTGCTGGCCCAGCCCTTGCTGATCCTCGGCCTGGTACTGCTGCTGATCGGCATCAAGCTGCTGGTGCTCTGGATCATTGCCGGCCGCACCGACCCGCCGCTGGAGAAAGACCAGCGCGCCCTGTTCGCCTTTCTGCTCTGTCAGGGCGGTGAATTCGCCTTTGTCCTGTTCGGCGTGGCCCGTACCGAGGGCCTGCTGAGCACGGCCCTGGTCGATCCGCTGATCCTCGGCGTCAGCCTGTCCATGGCCATCACCCCCCTGCTGCTGCTGCTGCTGGAGCGTTTCATCCAGCCCCAGCACATCCACCTGGGCGAACCGCGCCCGGCCGATCAGGTGGAAGAGTTCAATCCGGTGATCATCGCCGGTTTTGGCCGCTTTGGCCGCATCGTCGGCCGTCTGCTCTATTCCAGCCACATCCCCACCACGGTCCTGGACCACGACCCGGACCACATAGAGGCGGTGCGCAAGTTCGGCTACAAGGTCTATTACGGCGACGCCACTCGCCTGGACATACTGCGTGCCGCCGGGGCGGAGCAGGCACGCCTGCTGATCATCGCCCTGGACGACCCGGAGGCCTCGGTACATCTGGTGCAACTGGCCCGTGAACACTTTCCCCAGCTGAAGATACTGGCGCGGGCGCGTGATCTGTCCCACGCCTATCAACTGGAAAAACAGGGGGCCGATCTGTTCCAGCGGGAGATGCTGGAGTCGGCCCTGCGCCTGGGCGAGCAGGGCCTGCGCTATCTGGGCCTTGGTGCCTATCACGCCCATGAGGCGGTGAACCGGTTCCGTGATTACGACCGCTCTCTGTACGATCTGCTGCGTGAAGAGGGTGCCCTGGAGCTGGGCATCTCCATCCAGCACCAGGGCCGGGATGAGCTGGAACAGGTTCTAAACGCCGACCGCGCAGAGTTTCCCCATCAACGGGATCCCGGCTGGGAATAG